A section of the Drosophila subobscura isolate 14011-0131.10 chromosome A, UCBerk_Dsub_1.0, whole genome shotgun sequence genome encodes:
- the LOC117892835 gene encoding uncharacterized protein LOC117892835, with protein sequence MSKTDGSPILVGDDSEEAQVSAQSTVGTPIPKGTSLQSKKPDTFVSSEEEEDSWMENARHAARKPKEPVLSGEIDVDQMPADLLHVRPARKCLTEQQEVEIMVENNFVQLCQQISKSLTLCSADVGRAQRALDEIRKLELNKMMLLRNPECLDAVHALCTYIGNLSRWNMDKSEEKSFKEAAQTIRDKATIIYQEYVDLFNFDTDEDFLDTFDEEVAIFERVTRKVDKHLRSIMDEHTYNTMRNK encoded by the exons ATGTCTAAAACAGATGGGAGTCCCATCTTAGTAGGTGATGATAGTGAAGAGGCCCAGGTATCGGCTCAATCGACCGTCGGTACTCCCATTCCAAAGGGCACATCACTCCAATCCAAA AAGCCAGATACATTTGTTAGTtccgaagaggaggaggattcCTGGATGGAGAATGCACGCCATGCGGCCCGAAAGCCAAAGGAGCCAGTGCTGTCGGGCGAAATCGATGTCGATCAAATGCCAGCAGATCTCTTGCATGTTCGTCCCGCAAGGAAGTGCTTAACCGAGCAGCAGGAAGTTGAAATTATGGTGGAGAACAACTTTGTTCAGCTGTGCCAACAAATCAGCAAAAGCCTAACTCTATGCAGTGCCGATGTGGGCAGAGCCCAGCGGGCACTGGATGAAATCAGGAAATTAGAATTGAACAAGATGATGCTGTTACGAAATCCAGAGTGTCTCGATGCGGTGCATGCACTCTGCACATATATTGGCAATCTGTCACGTTGGAACATGGACAAAAGCGAAGAGAAATCGTTTAAAGAAGCTGCCCAAACCATACGTGACAAGGCCACCATCATATACCAGGAGTACGTGGATTTGTTTAACTTTGATACCGACGAAGATTTTTTGGATACGTTTGACGAGGAGGTCGCGATCTTCGAGCGCGTAACTAGAAAAGTCGATAAACATTTACGCTCTATAATGGACGAGCATACATACAACACCATgagaaacaaataa
- the LOC117892851 gene encoding ARL-6-interacting protein 1 homolog, whose translation MPNKNAKQLVKDLQAFKGAIESAHRLLTWEKNYYPGLLFVGISLIYATFWYLDLSVITMLFLLVFAVNMLNHLLPTISRWLGNALDWDELHDVRFEHVCEQIYSFKEYWSAWVQYLSKDRTSAGLVTMISLILLAFAWIGANVDNCLLMYLATLLIAIWAGLKYNLNDGGYKSKLKTL comes from the coding sequence atgCCAAATAAAAATGCGAAGCAGCTCGTGAAGGATTTGCAGGCCTTTAAGGGGGCCATAGAGAGTGCCCATCGGTTGCTCACCTGGGAGAAAAATTACTATCCCGGGCTGCTGTTTGTCGGCATAAGTCTCATCTATGCCACGTTTTGGTACTTGGACCTGTCGGTCATCACGATGTTGTTTCTATTGGTATTCGCGGTAAATATGCTCAACCATTTGTTACCAACAATTTCACGCTGGCTGGGAAATGCCCTCGACTGGGATGAGCTGCACGACGTGAGATTTGAACATGTTTGCGAACAGATCTACAGCTTCAAGGAGTACTGGTCCGCATGGGTCCAGTATCTGTCCAAGGATCGCACGTCGGCAGGACTCGTGACTATGATCAGTCTTATCCTGCTGGCCTTTGCCTGGATCGGCGCCAACGTTGACAATTGTCTGCTTATGTACTTGGCCACTTTGCTCATTGCCATTTGGGCTGGCCTGAAGTACAATCTGAACGACGGCGGCTACAAATCGAAACTAAAAACCCTCTAA